Proteins found in one Aspergillus chevalieri M1 DNA, chromosome 2, nearly complete sequence genomic segment:
- a CDS encoding nuclear transport factor 2 family protein (COG:S;~EggNog:ENOG410Q28Z;~InterPro:IPR032710;~SECRETED:SignalP(1-22)): MVAIRYLLQALVASILDTTALSRAIKPHHHGQLSEIQHPLGQYPQDKPGCDGSGIIAPGNGDCNGDGLIDNPNPRHRDREGFHFENPSTDCAYVTQMHIWDSFKDLEKDMNKLFTLIHKDVNFTVVGHHPIAGHYNDLMHFYVNALRRVSVLFMDHADKFEIHPQAIHGGCNERWSVQEVQFKGIMNSGDPFDIVNVWVTRWHKGQMVEIRTYIDAARIMEALHKNEIWWNGTTFRDNVNYMPGPAGMPDIKALEDLMHYPDGSPYED; this comes from the exons ATGGTCGCCATTCGATATCTCCTTCAAGCCCTAGTGGCCTCGATACTAGACACCACCGCCCTCAGTAGGGCAATCAAACCACACCACCACGGTCAGCTATCAGAAATTCAGCACCCTCTCGGACAGTATCCCCAAGATAAGCCAGGATGTGATGGTTCTGGCATCATCGCGCCCGGTAACGGCGATTGCAACGGCGATGGCCTCATCGACAACCCCAATCCCCGACACAGAGACCGAGAGGGGTTCCACTTTGAAAATCCTTCGACAGATTGTGCCTATGTCACGCAGATGCACATCTGGGACTCATTCAAGGATTTGGAAAAGGACATGAACAAATTGTTCACGCTGATCCACAAGGATGTGAACTTCACGGTTGTCGGACACCATCCCATCGCGGGTCATTACAATGACCTGATGCATTTTTATGTCAATGCTCTTCGTCGGGTTAGTGTCTTGTTTATGGATCATGCGGACAAGTTCGAGATCCATCCTCAAGCCATCCACGGGGGTTGCAATGAGCGGTGGTCGGTGCAGGAGGTTCAATTCAAAGGGATCATGAATTCCG GCGATCCTTTCGATATCGTCAATGTCTGGGTAACTCGCTGGCACAAGGGCCAGATGGTTGAGATTCGAACATACATCGACGCAGCCCGAATCATGGAAGCCCTGCACAAGAATGAGATCTGGTGGAATGGCACCACTTTCCGGGACAATGTGAATTATATGCCTGGACCAGCGGGCATGCCGGATATCAAGGCATTGGAGGATCTAATGCATTATCCGGATGGAAGTCCTTATGAGGATTGA
- a CDS encoding putative C6 transcription factor (COG:K;~EggNog:ENOG410PVFB;~InterPro:IPR036864,IPR007219,IPR001138;~PFAM:PF00172;~TransMembrane:1 (o395-412i);~go_function: GO:0000981 - DNA-binding transcription factor activity, RNA polymerase II-specific [Evidence IEA];~go_function: GO:0003677 - DNA binding [Evidence IEA];~go_function: GO:0008270 - zinc ion binding [Evidence IEA];~go_process: GO:0006351 - transcription, DNA-templated [Evidence IEA];~go_process: GO:0006355 - regulation of transcription, DNA-templated [Evidence IEA]): MSDSAIRKRSRVACTSCQSRKRKCSGGQPCTICAQFGTECHYDYFSRKKKDVKPNPYATVFHTAPTAPTAATSTTNSSDLTSTADEKRSRSPVEPDHIHPTSLEVNSGAAFVRRLGLKLETAHAPRLHLFAWNVGARTPSAESMVSSSAGSTIVDIISQDEMRSFIAVWFEKIDPCYGFIDRDYLLRQVSRRWLPPSSESALGPGPYDAVLCGLAAMGMLFSRRKGSVAEARVADCGRQILEKHVTSDSPSAAIITGWVLRVSYLRMTASPHAAWMASCTTMHLVEAAGMHLENPSDNGFLRPDDESYCSRELRRRLFCMARHLNVWVSFELGRSRVVLHGANSLAPARRVDVNTTQFYTEIFELLPVSESLDPVRSSDSTDLEAALSDVLDGEYVPYILILVQCNLVLCIYRRLRALNHSISAKLLDRVVALAAKALHATRELTASVCPWQYIAIVPFQVVCTLLAMDNRKSLALLGDAMHTLGEVAAAYDTDVMREAYSTAYLLILLHQRRKEEDTRVIGNVLQVNSVASLLTPHNASSAPARIHQQAVAVPDDATVNSNNAIPPDTASTSTAADSNHAGHAHAHAYGVSPPTHSEFSWLGDLMIDMPSLQNFDLDQFLTTDVPWPLPEMGI, encoded by the coding sequence ATGTCAGACTCCGCCATACGAAAACGCTCCCGCGTCGCCTGCACGTCCTGCCAGTCACGCAAGCGCAAATGCTCTGGAGGCCAACCATGCACTATCTGCGCCCAATTCGGCACTGAATGTCATTACGATTACTTCTCCCGCAAGAAGAAAGACGTCAAACCGAATCCGTACGCTACTGTGTTTCATACCGCACCGACAGCGCCAACGGCGGCCACCTCGACGACCAATTCGAGCGATCTAACCTCCACCGCGGACGAGAAGAGGAGCCGCAGCCCCGTTGAGCCGGACCACATCCATCCCACCTCCCTCGAGGTCAATTCGGGCGCTGCGTTCGTGAGACGGTTGGGCCTGAAGCTTGAGACAGCACATGCACCGCGATTGCATTTGTTTGCTTGGAATGTCGGGGCCCGTACACCGTCCGCTGAGTCGATGGTATCATCGTCCGCGGGGTCGACCATAGTCGATATTATCTCGCAGGACGAGATGCGCTCGTTTATAGCAGTTTGGTTTGAGAAAATTGACCCCTGCTACGGTTTCATCGACCGCGATTATCTCCTCCGCCAGGTCAGTCGGCGATGGCTACCGCCTTCGTCCGAATCAGCACTGGGCCCCGGCCCCTATGACGCGGTACTCTGCGGTCTCGCGGCGATGGGGATGCTCTTCTCACGACGAAAGGGGTCGGTCGCCGAAGCTCGAGTTGCGGATTGCGGACGGCAAATCCTCGAGAAACACGTCACCTCCGATTCCCCCTCTGCCGCCATCATCACCGGCTGGGTCCTACGAGTCTCCTACCTCCGCATGACGGCGTCCCCCCATGCAGCTTGGATGGCTAGCTGCACGACAATGCACCTCGTCGAGGCCGCCGGAATGCATCTCGAGAATCCTTCGGATAATGGCTTCCTCCGCCCGGACGACGAGAGCTATTGCAGCCGCGAACTCCGTCGCAGACTCTTCTGCATGGCTCGCCATCTCAATGTCTGGGTCTCCTTCGAGCTAGGCCGCTCGCGAGTCGTCCTGCACGGCGCAAACTCGCTCGCCCCGGCGCGCAGGGTAGACGTCAACACAACCCAATTCTACACCGAGATCTTCGAGTTGCTCCCTGTCTCCGAGAGCTTGGATCCAGTTCGATCGTCGGACTCGACTGATCTCGAAGCCGCGCTCTCCGATGTCCTGGACGGGGAGTACGTCCCGTACATCCTCATCCTGGTACAATGCAACCTCGTCCTCTGTATCTACCGCCGTCTCCGCGCGCTCAACCACTCCATCTCCGCAAAACTACTCGATCGCGTCGTCGCCCTCGCCGCAAAGGCCCTCCACGCCACCCGCGAACTAACCGCCTCCGTCTGTCCATGGCAGTACATCGCCATCGTGCCCTTCCAGGTCGTCTGTACACTGCTGGCAATGGATAACCGCAAGTCATTGGCCTTGCTCGGAGACGCAATGCACACGCTCGGCGAAGTCGCCGCTGCATACGACACAGATGTCATGCGGGAGGCATACAGTACAGCATACTTGCTTATCCTGCTACATCAGCgacggaaagaagaagatacAAGGGTTATCGGCAATGTGCTGCAGGTTAATAGCGTTGCGTCGTTATTAACGCCGCATAacgcttcttctgctcctgctcGTATCCATCAGCAGGCTGTCGCTGTGCCCGATGATGCGACTGTGAACAGCAATAACGCTATCCCTCCTGATACTGCTTCTACTTCGACTGCCGCCGACAGCAATCATGCGGGCCATGCACATGCGCACGCCTACGGTGTGTCACCACCAACGCACTCTGAGTTCTCGTGGTTGGGCGATTTGATGATCGATATGCCGAGCTTGCAGAATTTTGATCTAGATCAGTTTCTTACTACTGATGTACCATGGCCGTTACCGGAGATGGGGATTTAA
- the PBN1 gene encoding uncharacterized protein (COG:O;~EggNog:ENOG410PHSH;~InterPro:IPR042322,IPR013233;~PFAM:PF08320;~TransMembrane:1 (i487-504o);~go_component: GO:0005789 - endoplasmic reticulum membrane [Evidence IEA];~go_function: GO:0000030 - mannosyltransferase activity [Evidence IEA];~go_process: GO:0006506 - GPI anchor biosynthetic process [Evidence IEA]): MRRRITFIQPPNAPFSPDQAVLTPDALTITNLDAVREERLTVSYDELPDDVRAVLDQYQAVHIRWATEDPYTAAAPFASRISPGLHVFVSGKKRTEGEDVLCPLLKRVFWEEVECLSTEKSFIEPPILSKRFSSTADSYYWSLLPFSSPLVRYIEDNICAKASDKASDNCLKLARSLYADSIDISYDSISHALTVSAVSSRTHGGQGWTERITKPDENSNDGREGIDQVEVGLLTTEKAADEEDIKMGGLLSVVGRDEKMKPTMFSFPSRHHALPDDATYLTSFPHPRGLHPTMTLSLSPSALKAPSAPADATCALHTYLTLPSSIFGDKYQLSTTDPLFLKSHNLAALRAVFGETDLEAPDWGVDRWGSNWLLELATPENPEEVTGEWNVTIPLHLRYLPPSKSGYRTIQVPWPVVFWACTAEGGTKMGINPFDRVNLGWEGLFGSRTMFYQVHPGDNDDARLVEKITVPVLQLDEKQGLFRSKTIELSTVVVIVLGFVWVLWKLGVVVSSSSSSGKKGKQGKTE, encoded by the exons ATGAGACGAAGAATCACCTTCATCCAACCCCCCAATGCCCCCTTCTCCCCCGACCAAGCCGTCCTCACCCCTGACGCCCTCACGATCACCAACCTCGACGCTGTCCGCGAAGAACGGCTCACCGTTAGCTATGATGAGTTGCCAGACGAT GTACGAGCCGTCCTAGATCAATACCAGGCAGTTCATATCCGCTGGGCCACGGAAGACCCGTATACCGCTGCCGCGCCGTTTGCGAGTAGGATTTCGCCGGGGTTGCATGTTTTTGTTTCGGGAAAGAAGCGTACCGAGGG GGAAGATGTACTATGTCCATTGCTGAAGAGGGTGTTTTGGGAGGAGGTGGAATGCTTGAGTACTGAG AAATCGTTCATAGAGCCTCCCATCCTCTCGAAGCGTTTCTCCTCCACCGCTGACTCGTACTACTGGTCCCTCCTCCCCTTTTCAAGTCCGCTGGTCAGGTATATCGAAGACAACATCTGTGCCAAAGCGTCAGATAAAGCGTCGGATAACTGCTTAAAACTCGCTCGGTCGCTATACGCAGACTCAATTGACATCAGCTACGATAGCATCTCGCATGCCCTGACTGTGTCGGCGGTGTCGAGTAGAACACATGGGGGGCAGGGGTGGACGGAGAGGATTACGAAGCCGGACGAGAATAGTAATGATGGAAGGGAGGGGATTGATCAGGTGGAGGTTGGATTGTTGACGACGGAGAAGGCGGCAGATGAGGAGGATATCAAGATGGGTGGGTTGCTAAGTGTTGTGGGGAGGGATGAGAAGATGA AGCCGACGATGTTTTCCTTCCCATCGCGGCACCATGCTCTACCGGATGACGCGACGTATTTGACTTCCTTCCCCCATCCGAGAGGTCTCCATCCGACAATGACTCTTTCCCTCTCTCCGTCAGCGCTGAAAGCACCCTCCGCTCCGGCAGACGCAACCTGTGCGCTGCATACATATCTTACCCTCCCATCGTCGATCTTTGGTGACAAATACCAACTCTCCACGACGGATCCGCTCTTCCTCAAATCGCACAATCTAGCTGCCCTCCGCGCCGTCTTCGGCGAAACAGACCTTGAGGCACCAGATTGGGGCGTTGACCGCTGGGGATCGAACTGGTTACTCGAACTCGCTACTCCAGAGAACCCCGAAGAGGTCACAGGTGAATGGAACGTGACTATCCCACTACACCTGCGCTACTTGCCCCCCTCCAAGTCTGGATACCGTACTATACAAGTCCCATGGCCGGTAGTCTTCTGGGCGTGCACGGCTGAAGGAGGAACGAAGATGGGGATCAACCCGTTTGACCGGGTGAATCTGGGTTGGGAGGGGTTGTTTGGCTCGCGGACGATGTTTTACCAGGTGCATCCtggtgataatgatgatgccCGTCTTGTTGAGAAGATAACCGTGCCTGTTTTGCAGTTGGATGAGAAACAGGGTCTGTTCCGGAGTAAGACCATCGAGCTCAGTACGGTGGTGGTTATTGTGCTCGGTTTTGTGTGGGTGTTGTGGAAGCTTGGGGTGGTGgtgtcttcgtcttcatcttcggggAAGAAGGGTAAGCAGGGGAAGACTGAATGA